From one Ignavibacteria bacterium genomic stretch:
- a CDS encoding response regulator, which produces MSVREDFDSVSQEETIITKEVSKGNTGKTVSVEGVQGKPNVLVVDDDKKILEAFKYLMESENCNMIGACDVDEVMQKIQDVHLDLIITDFMLESKSSIELFTLIRKSQPEVPVVVMTGYPELISEKDVKMFGGNYLLTKPLELGRLRDVIRTCCNPLKIVSY; this is translated from the coding sequence ATGTCTGTAAGGGAAGATTTTGATTCAGTTTCCCAGGAAGAAACTATTATTACTAAAGAGGTCTCAAAGGGCAATACCGGTAAAACGGTTTCAGTTGAAGGAGTTCAAGGGAAGCCAAACGTATTGGTAGTTGATGATGACAAAAAGATTTTAGAAGCATTTAAATATCTGATGGAATCCGAAAATTGCAACATGATTGGCGCATGTGATGTTGATGAAGTAATGCAGAAGATACAGGATGTGCATCTGGATTTAATTATCACGGATTTTATGCTGGAATCGAAGTCGAGTATTGAACTATTTACATTGATCAGAAAATCGCAGCCGGAGGTTCCGGTTGTGGTAATGACCGGTTATCCGGAATTGATCAGTGAAAAAGACGTAAAGATGTTCGGAGGAAATTATCTTTTAACAAAACCCCTTGAATTAGGCAGGCTGCGTGATGTAATCAGAACCTGCTGCAACCCGCTTAAAATAGTATCCTACTAG
- a CDS encoding sigma-54-dependent Fis family transcriptional regulator produces MSEKPRILIADDDEKILYAFMELLKKDNYNGIVARNGEEALIKASEEKPEVIFLDITMPRFNGLDVLEEIKKTDPQIPVIIITGFGTMNTAIKAIKHGAFEYLTKPLDLTKIRSVIKQALASTQSSIVTFKDQEHYDAQIVERYELIGKSALMLEVYKLIGSISMTPNNTSVLITGESGTGKELIARAIHNNSENCNEPFIAINCAAFPETLLESELFGYEKGAFTGAMDRKLGKFEIAGEGTIFLDEISNLSLNLQQKLLRVIQNREFERVGGNEIIPVQARFIAATNIEIVPEVKKGNFREDLYYRLNVAAVNLSPLRERKEDIPHLANYFLSKYNYQLKKSIKGFSDEAMQMLLSYNYPGNVRELQNLIERAVMLSKSDVILPEVLSELTSVDGNKDYTIPIISQDFGKAKEYIIGLFEKEFVVNQLIENSGNVSKAAQNSNMTRQNFQRMMRKHDIKADQFRR; encoded by the coding sequence ATGTCTGAAAAGCCAAGAATACTGATTGCCGATGATGACGAGAAGATCCTTTATGCATTCATGGAGCTGCTGAAGAAAGACAACTATAATGGAATAGTTGCCAGAAACGGCGAAGAAGCCTTAATAAAGGCATCGGAAGAAAAGCCGGAGGTAATATTTCTGGATATAACGATGCCCAGGTTCAACGGGCTGGATGTGCTGGAAGAGATAAAAAAGACAGATCCGCAGATCCCTGTTATTATTATCACAGGTTTCGGCACAATGAATACCGCTATTAAGGCGATAAAGCATGGTGCCTTTGAATATCTGACCAAGCCTTTGGACCTGACAAAAATAAGGTCTGTTATAAAGCAGGCACTTGCAAGCACACAAAGCTCTATCGTGACATTTAAGGACCAGGAGCACTACGATGCCCAGATTGTGGAGCGCTATGAACTGATTGGTAAAAGCGCCCTCATGCTTGAGGTCTACAAGCTTATAGGATCGATATCGATGACTCCAAATAACACCTCAGTACTCATTACAGGAGAAAGCGGCACAGGCAAGGAGCTTATAGCCCGGGCAATTCATAACAACAGTGAAAACTGCAATGAGCCTTTTATTGCAATAAACTGTGCGGCTTTTCCCGAGACTCTGCTTGAGTCGGAGCTTTTCGGCTATGAAAAGGGAGCTTTTACAGGGGCAATGGACAGGAAGCTCGGGAAGTTTGAGATTGCAGGAGAAGGCACAATATTCTTAGATGAGATAAGCAATCTGTCGTTAAATCTGCAGCAAAAGCTCCTGAGGGTAATACAAAACCGTGAATTTGAGCGTGTGGGAGGAAACGAGATTATTCCTGTACAGGCCAGGTTTATTGCAGCAACAAACATAGAGATTGTACCCGAGGTAAAAAAAGGGAATTTCAGGGAGGACCTTTATTACAGGCTTAACGTGGCCGCTGTAAACCTCTCCCCTTTGCGTGAAAGAAAGGAAGACATACCCCATCTTGCAAATTATTTCCTCTCAAAATATAATTACCAGTTAAAAAAGTCGATAAAGGGCTTTTCAGACGAAGCCATGCAGATGCTTTTGTCCTACAATTATCCGGGCAACGTAAGGGAGCTTCAAAATCTGATTGAAAGGGCTGTTATGCTTTCAAAATCGGACGTTATACTGCCCGAGGTTCTAAGCGAGCTGACCTCAGTAGACGGCAATAAGGATTATACGATTCCGATAATAAGCCAGGATTTCGGTAAGGCAAAGGAATATATTATCGGATTATTTGAAAAAGAGTTCGTGGTAAACCAGCTGATAGAGAACTCGGGAAATGTTTCAAAAGCCGCTCAAAATTCAAATATGACGCGTCAGAACTTCCAAAGAATGATGCGAAAGCACGATATAAAAGCCGACCAGTTCCGCAGGTAA
- a CDS encoding TIGR00266 family protein yields MADVIDYKIIGDDIQVVEVELDPGEGVRAEVGAMMFMEDGIEMQTSTGGGLFSGFKRMVTGESFFITTFLNNGRAKRHITLGAPYPGKIIPLDLSSLGGKFICQKDGFLCAAKGIEIGVEFTKRIGAGLFGGEGFILQRLEGDGMAFIHAGGTIIKKELQPGETLRVDTGCLVALAPSVDYDIQFIGGFKNALFGGEGLFLVRLTGPGTVYLQSLPFSRLADRIFAAATYQQKEERRGLGGLGSIGGAILGGSLLGGILGGGDNGGDDSF; encoded by the coding sequence ATGGCTGATGTAATTGACTATAAAATTATAGGCGACGATATTCAGGTTGTTGAAGTGGAACTCGATCCCGGCGAAGGCGTCCGTGCCGAGGTAGGAGCTATGATGTTTATGGAAGACGGTATCGAAATGCAGACTTCCACCGGTGGAGGTCTTTTCAGCGGCTTTAAGAGGATGGTTACAGGCGAAAGCTTCTTTATTACTACTTTTCTTAATAACGGCCGCGCGAAAAGACACATTACTTTGGGGGCTCCTTACCCCGGTAAAATTATTCCTCTCGACTTAAGCTCCCTCGGAGGAAAATTTATATGCCAGAAAGACGGATTCTTATGTGCCGCAAAGGGAATTGAAATAGGGGTCGAATTTACAAAAAGAATCGGCGCCGGATTATTTGGAGGCGAAGGCTTCATTCTTCAAAGGCTTGAAGGTGACGGCATGGCCTTTATTCATGCCGGAGGCACAATAATTAAAAAGGAACTTCAGCCGGGAGAAACACTTAGAGTCGATACGGGCTGCCTGGTTGCTTTGGCTCCCAGCGTCGATTACGATATACAGTTTATCGGCGGCTTCAAAAACGCTCTTTTTGGCGGAGAGGGACTCTTCCTTGTAAGACTTACTGGCCCTGGTACCGTTTACCTGCAGAGCCTGCCGTTTTCAAGACTTGCTGACAGAATATTTGCTGCTGCTACTTACCAGCAGAAAGAGGAAAGACGCGGCCTCGGCGGACTTGGATCGATCGGGGGCGCTATTCTTGGAGGCTCTTTGCTTGGCGGAATTCTTGGCGGAGGAGACAACGGGGGAGACGATAGTTTCTAA
- a CDS encoding PAS domain S-box protein, with protein sequence MEQNQIARALKESEDRYRQLVEYLSDAIIVHSSAQISFINPAGLELLGAASIQQILGKAFINFVHPSDRECVQERFRKVIVEGVESGYFEERLMRLDGSEIFAETMLSPFTFQGEWAILIVTHDITGRKQTEQALRESEERFKTMVQNISGYIYSVTYKGKKAVSSYHSPQCLVITGYSPEEYQEDPDLWIKMVYKDDHDHVQMVFDSLKENPQQTRVEHRINHKDGSIRWIENTYTLQINESGEIERMDGFIIDITDRKTAENALHEQYFFLQRLIDTIPNPIFYKDINGVFQGCNIAYEKLMGASRFEIIGKTVFDLMSKSVALSIQKYDEELYRRRGVQIYETEFETRDRRTLSLILNKALYFNTDGTVAGHVGVLLDVTTLKQTQEELRRALQELREMAIIINKSPAIVFLWKAVDSWPVEFVSDNINQFGYNSEDLIKGKIKFSQIIHPDDLPRIAAEMNSFMLEEVNEFIQDYRILTKEGETRWVDDRTWIRKDESGKVTHYQGIIIDITTRKNAEQMVRESEERYRALAENSYDLISEISQDLKFLYLSPNFYDVLGYHPPELINKSILELVHPDDVPSALSSLRRESGSAALRFRHKQGEWFWFESTGKKFRTAQGENRGVIVSRDISERKRLEQQIIQTEKLMAVGEMSAMIAHEFRNALTSIKMILQLQGESENLTISEKESFGVAINSIYHMESVVQQLLNFAHPAPMESQIEDLNRVMSDCLPFIDLQAAKKSIHVVKKIEQNLPKMPLNSAGLKDAIINLVLNAAQAFDSGGSQDRRRISIMLKKVVLDETLRDYDFSASGDHMLIKYRNEENHEVVLEKGCQCVLIEISDNGPGIPEEILEKIFEPFFTTKEKGSGLGLPIVKRTVNAHGGVIQVFSRVNEGTTFRIYLPV encoded by the coding sequence ATGGAACAGAATCAAATTGCCAGGGCCTTAAAGGAAAGTGAAGACCGGTACAGGCAGCTGGTGGAATATCTTTCGGACGCAATAATCGTTCATTCGAGCGCCCAGATCTCATTTATTAATCCGGCAGGGCTGGAGCTCCTGGGAGCTGCATCCATTCAGCAAATTTTAGGCAAAGCCTTCATCAACTTTGTACATCCTTCCGACAGGGAATGCGTCCAGGAGCGCTTCAGGAAAGTAATAGTTGAAGGGGTTGAAAGCGGCTACTTTGAAGAAAGGCTGATGAGGCTGGACGGGAGTGAAATATTTGCCGAGACCATGCTCTCCCCTTTTACATTTCAGGGCGAGTGGGCAATTCTTATTGTAACGCACGACATCACAGGCAGAAAGCAGACCGAACAGGCTTTAAGAGAAAGTGAGGAACGCTTTAAGACAATGGTTCAGAACATAAGCGGCTATATATACAGCGTAACTTACAAGGGGAAAAAAGCCGTTTCTTCGTATCACAGCCCACAATGCCTCGTTATTACTGGATACTCCCCCGAGGAGTATCAGGAAGACCCCGATCTCTGGATAAAGATGGTTTATAAAGACGACCACGATCACGTTCAGATGGTTTTTGATTCCCTGAAGGAAAATCCGCAGCAGACGAGAGTCGAGCACAGGATTAACCATAAGGACGGCTCGATAAGGTGGATTGAGAACACGTATACTCTTCAGATAAATGAATCCGGCGAAATAGAAAGGATGGACGGGTTCATAATCGATATAACTGACCGAAAAACTGCAGAAAACGCGCTTCACGAGCAGTATTTTTTCCTCCAGAGGCTTATTGACACCATACCTAACCCAATTTTCTACAAAGACATTAACGGGGTTTTCCAGGGTTGTAATATTGCCTATGAAAAGCTCATGGGGGCAAGCAGATTTGAAATTATAGGGAAAACTGTATTTGATCTGATGTCGAAAAGTGTTGCCCTGAGCATACAAAAGTATGACGAGGAGCTTTACAGGCGCCGCGGAGTACAGATCTATGAAACTGAATTTGAGACACGGGACAGGAGAACGCTCAGCCTGATTCTAAATAAAGCGCTTTATTTCAATACTGACGGGACAGTTGCAGGGCATGTGGGGGTTTTGCTGGATGTTACGACATTAAAGCAGACACAGGAAGAGCTGAGGAGGGCTTTGCAGGAGCTGCGCGAGATGGCGATAATAATTAACAAGAGTCCTGCAATTGTATTTCTCTGGAAGGCAGTTGACAGCTGGCCCGTTGAATTTGTTTCAGATAATATAAATCAGTTCGGCTACAATTCAGAGGACCTGATTAAAGGAAAGATAAAATTCTCGCAGATAATTCATCCGGACGACCTGCCCAGAATTGCAGCTGAAATGAACAGTTTTATGCTTGAGGAGGTAAACGAGTTTATACAGGATTACAGAATTCTGACCAAGGAAGGTGAAACCCGCTGGGTGGACGACCGAACATGGATAAGGAAGGATGAAAGCGGCAAGGTTACGCATTATCAGGGTATAATAATAGACATTACGACCAGGAAAAATGCCGAGCAGATGGTGCGGGAAAGTGAAGAGCGATACAGGGCGCTTGCTGAAAACTCCTATGACCTGATAAGTGAAATAAGCCAGGATCTGAAGTTCCTTTATCTGAGTCCCAACTTTTACGACGTCCTGGGATACCATCCCCCGGAACTGATAAACAAGAGCATACTGGAGCTTGTGCATCCGGATGACGTGCCGTCGGCACTTTCATCCTTAAGGAGGGAATCAGGAAGTGCAGCACTTCGTTTCAGGCACAAGCAGGGAGAATGGTTCTGGTTTGAAAGCACGGGGAAGAAATTCCGCACGGCGCAGGGTGAAAACCGTGGTGTTATAGTTTCGCGCGACATTTCCGAGCGCAAGCGCCTGGAGCAGCAGATAATTCAGACCGAGAAGCTGATGGCCGTAGGTGAAATGTCGGCAATGATTGCCCATGAATTCAGAAATGCGCTCACCTCAATTAAAATGATACTTCAGCTTCAGGGCGAGTCGGAGAACCTGACTATCTCAGAGAAGGAATCCTTTGGAGTAGCAATTAATTCCATTTATCACATGGAATCTGTTGTGCAGCAGCTTTTGAACTTTGCCCACCCTGCCCCGATGGAGTCGCAGATTGAGGACTTAAACAGGGTTATGAGTGACTGTCTGCCTTTTATAGATCTCCAGGCAGCAAAAAAATCGATACACGTTGTAAAGAAAATAGAGCAAAACCTTCCCAAAATGCCGCTAAACTCGGCAGGTCTTAAAGATGCAATTATAAATCTCGTCTTAAATGCGGCGCAGGCATTTGACAGCGGCGGGAGCCAGGATAGAAGAAGAATTTCCATTATGCTAAAGAAAGTTGTACTGGATGAAACCCTGAGGGATTACGATTTCAGCGCCAGCGGCGATCACATGCTGATAAAGTACAGGAATGAGGAAAACCACGAGGTTGTTCTTGAGAAAGGCTGCCAGTGCGTGCTGATTGAAATTTCAGACAACGGCCCGGGCATACCAGAGGAAATTCTGGAGAAGATTTTTGAGCCTTTCTTTACCACAAAGGAAAAGGGTTCAGGCCTCGGGCTTCCGATAGTAAAAAGGACTGTAAATGCGCACGGAGGGGTAATTCAGGTCTTCAGCCGTGTAAATGAGGGTACGACATTCAGGATTTACCTGCCGGTTTGA